The sequence below is a genomic window from Luteimonas viscosa.
GCCCGGTGTATGTGGCCTTGAGCCGCGCCAGCAGGTCGCGCAGCTTCATCCGCGGCTGCCCGGCCACGCCGCCGGTGCTGAACTCGCCATCGAGGTCGGCTTCGGACAGGTTGTGGAACGGCAGGCCGAGGTCGGGCGGGTTCATCGGCGGGGTCAGCGCCAGCGGGTCGAGCTTCGCGCCCAGATGGCCGCGCGAGCGGTAGGCGGTGATCAGCCGGCCGACGTTGCGTTCGCGTTCGTCGCTGCCGCCGGTGTCGCCGGACTTTGCGCCGCGCGCCGCACGCCTGCCGGCCTCGGCCACGGCCGCGGCCACCGGGGAATGCGGGACGTCGCCGGCCTCGCGTCCCTGGAAGCCGTCGAACCATGCCTTCCACTTCGGCCCGACGCTGTCTGGAGAAACCAGGTACTGCTCGTAGAGGTCCTCGATGTAGGCGGCGTTGGCGCCGAGCTGGGAGGACTGCGCAAACTGCTTCAGGAGACTGTCCACGTCGGGCACATCGGACTCAATTAGGGAGGCAAGCGACTGATCCGGAACGGGAATTCGGCGTCCGGCAGCGGGCATATGGGGAGTCGCGCATTATAGCCGTTGCGTTTGTCGCGATGCATCATGCTTTGGGCGGATGCAGGCCCCGCGTTCGGCGGGCGGACAGGCGGCTGCGGCGGCGGTCACAGCCCGAGCGCGCGCAGTTCGCTGCAGGGCCTGGCGCGCTCCCATACCCGGTCGAAGCCTTCCGCGAGTTGTCGTGCGCGGGCGCGCGCGTGGCTTTCCGCCTCGCCGTCGAAGCGATGGCCCAGCGGGCGGAAGTAGTAGCCGCCGGCGTCGCTGGCGATGAAGGCGGAAGGGTAGGTCCGGTCCACCGGATCCTCGACCTCGCGCAGGGCGAACACGCTGGGCAGGCGCTGTGCGAGCCCGATCAGGGGCGCATGGGCACGCTGCGCGGCGGCGGCGTCCTGCAGCAGGATGCGCGCCTCGCCCCCGACGCCGGCGGTGCCGAAGCTGCGCAGGGCTTCGATCACGCGTGGCTGGTCGTACAGGCCCGGGTCGAGTTCGCGGCTGTAGATCCACAGCCGCCGGCGCGCGACCAGGACGATCGCGGCCGTGGTCGCGACCGCGGTGGCACGATCCTCGATCGCGACCGGATGGTCGAGCCGGAACCGCATGGCCAGGTGCTCGATGCCGGCTTCCACGAAGCGTTCGCCCACCGGGGCGAAGCCGTGGACGCGGTAGAAATCGATCGCCCCGGCCTGCGCGTGCAGCGTCACCTGGTGCAGGCCGTCCTCTCGCGCCACCCGCAGCAGCGCGTGGAGCAGCGCGCTGCCGACGCCGCGGGCGCGCCAGTCGGCCAGTACCGCCATGCGGCCGATCCTGCCTTCCGGGCTGATGCGGGCGGTGCCGATCGCGATGCCGGCGGGATCGCGCGCCAGCACGTGGCGGCAGCGCGGGTCGAGGTCGTCGCGCTCCAGTTCCCGTGGTACCCGCTGTTCCTGCACGAACACCGCATCGCGTACCGCGCGCAAGTCCTCGAGCGCCGTGGCGTAGTCGACGACAGCGACCTGGAACGGGCCGGCGGGGTCGGTCAAGCGTCCTCCGGCGGCAGCAGGCGGTAGTGGCCGGCCTGGAGCAGGGCGTACACCGCGTCGCGCCCGGCCGCCGAAAGCGCCGCGTAGGCCCTGCCGTCGAGGCGTTCGCCGGCGGCGATGCGTTGTGCGTCGCGCACGGGCAGGGGATGGTCCTGCCCCGACACGTACAGCCGCGCGCCGCTGGCCGCGCGCCGCCAGGCCGTGCGCGAGAACGGATGCCGGTGCAGCACCGCGCCGTCGTGGTCGAGCGACCACTCGATTTCGATCCGTGAGCGTGCCTGTCCCTCGTCCGACGCCACTTCCGCGTTCCGGTAGCCGGTGATGAAGCGGCCGAACCAGTCGCCGAGCCGGTCGGGATCGCCGAAGCGCAGCACGTTCAGCGCCTCGACCACGCGACGCATGGCCTCGGCGTCGATCTCGTTCGGATCCTTCGCCGGGGCGAGGTCGGGATCGCCGTAGCGGATCGCCTCGTCGGCATCCGCGGCCAGCGTGTCGATGTAGTCGCCCATCAGCTCGGCCGCGGACGGCGCGCGCATGCCGACCGAGAAGGTGAGGCAGGGATCCTCGGCCACGCCGTGGTGCGGCACGCCCGGCGGCAGGTAGAGCATGTCGCCGGGGCCGAGCACCCAGTCGTGGGTCGGGTCGAACTGCCGCAGCAGCCGGAGTTCCACGTCGTCGCGGAACGCCAGTGGAGGCGCGTCCCCCGCGTCGACCTGCCAGCGGCGATGGCCATAAGCCTGCAGCAGGAACACGTCGTACTGGTCGACGTGGGCGCCGACCGAGCCGCCGGTGGCGGCGAAGCTGACCATGATGTCGTCGATCCGCCAGCGCGGCAGGAAGTCGAAGCGAGGCAGCAGCGCGGCGACGTCGGCGTCCCACTTGTCCACGTCCTGCACCAGCAGGGTCCAGTCGCGCTCGCCCAGGGTCGGGAACAGGGCTTCGGGGAACGGCCCGTGCTGTACCTGCCAGGCGTCACGTTCGCGGTCGTGGCGCACCAGGCGCGACAGCGCGAACTCCTCGCAGGCCAGGCCGGCCAGATCCTCCGGCGCGATCGGCGAGGCGAAGCCGGGGAATGCGTCGCGCACCAGCAGCGGCCGCTTCTGCCAGTAGTCGCGCAGGAACCGCGCCGGCGGCATGCCGAGCATCTGCCCGTCGCTGCCGCGGACCTCGATCGGGAGGGCGTTCACGGCGTCGTGGCCGCGGCCCTGGCGGCCTCGTCGGCCAACCGCTTTTCGAGGCGTTCGGCCCCCGCCTGCGCGTAGGCCAGGCAGGCGCCGTCGTCGACCAGCGGCCGCTGCGCATCCGGCCCGATGCGATCCCACAGTCCGCTGGCCGAGGGGTGCGGAGTGACCAGGATGTCGCAGGGAAGCGCGGCCACGCGCGCCAGCGTGTCCCGGAACGCCGCCAGGTAGCCCGGGTGCGCCGCGTCGTCGTCGTAGCGGAATTCGTCGTCGGAGATCGCGGTCAGGCTGTCGGCGTAGACCACCTGCAGGCAGTCCTCGCCTTCGCAGGAGCGCCAGGTCCAGCTGGTGCCGCCGGGCGTGTGCCCGGGCGTCGGGATCGCCTGCAGTTCGACGGAGCCGGCGCGGACCACGCCGTCCTGCGCCACGACGCGCACGTCGGCGACCGGCGGGAACGATTCGAGCGCGAGGAACTGCGGATCGGTACGGTCGCTGGTCCCGCGCCGCAGCGTGGCCACCGCGGGCGCCAGGGCGAAGACCGGCGCGCCGCTCGCCTCCTGCAGCGCCGCCAGCCCGCCGGCGTGGTCGAAATGCTCGTGCGACAGCACGATCGCCTTCACGTCGCCGGGATCGAAGCCGAGCTTGCGGATGTTGTCCACGATCAGCCCGCCGGCCTTCGGGGTGGCGCCGTCGACCAGCACGTGGCCGTCGGGAGAAGTCACCAGCAGGGCGCTGATGCCGCAGGTGCCGACGTACCAGGTGTTGCCGTGGACCCGCAGCGGTGCGGCCGGATCGTTCCAGCCGGACCTGTCGTTGCAGCGCGTGGCAGGTGGTTCGACGACCGAGCCTGCCGTCGGGGCGGTTGCGGACGCGTGCGCCACGCCGGTGGGCGGGGCGGCGGGCGTGCACGCGGCGAGCAGCAGCCAGGCGGCGGCGGGGAGCAAAAGGGAGCGGGTGTTCATGTGGCGATCTCGTCGTAGCCGCGGCCGAGGAATTGCAGCAGGCACCAGCCGTGCCCGAACGGGTCCGCGAGCTGGACGATACGGCCCCAGGCCGCCTCGCGCACCTCGCCTTCACAGGTCGCGCCGGCGGCAGGCGCGCGCGCCAGGGCGGCATCGAGGTCGTCGACCACGACGTCGCAGTGCAGCGGGGTCCAGTGCCGCCCATAGTCGCGGAGGCGGCCGCCGGCCCCCTCGCTGCCGGCGGCCTTGCGCAGCAGGTACACCGGCGCCTCGGCGCCGGTCAGCTCGACCACCGCGTCGCCGAACCTGCGCGCCGGTGCGAGGCCGAACGCGGCGACGTAGAACGCCTCCGCGGCGGCGAGGTCGGGAACGTCGATGTTGAGCAGCAGCCGCACGCTCAGACCTCGCCGGCCAGCCTCGCGGCCAGGCCGGTGTAGTCGGCCGGCGTCATCGCCAGCAGCCGGCGCCGGTCGTCGGCGGGCAGCTCCAGCGATTCGATGAAGCGCCGCATCGACTGTTCGGTGATGCCCTGGCCGCGGGTCAGGGCCTTGAGCTGTTCGTAGGGATTGGGCAGGCCCTCGCGCCGCATCACCGTCTGCACGGCCTCGGCCAGGACCTCCCAGGCGGCGTCGAGGTCGGCGGCCAGCCGCTCCTGGTTGGGACTGAGCTTGTCCAGCCCCCGCAGCAGCGCGTCGAAACCGATCAGCGCGTGCCCGAACGCGGTGCCGAGCGCGCGCAGCACGGTGGAATCGGTGAGGTCGCGCTGCCAGCGGCTCACCGGCAGCTTCGCGGCGAAGTGCTCGAACAGCGCGTTGGCGATGCCGAAGTTGCCTTCCGCGTTCTCGAAGTCGATCGGGTTGACCTTGTGCGGCATGGTCGAGCTGCCGACTTCGCCGGCCACCACCGACTGCCGGAAGTACCCCAGCGAGATGTAGCCCCAGACGTCGCGGCACAGGTCGATCGCGATGGTGCCGATGCGCTTGTGCGCGTCGCACAGCTCGGCGATGCAGTCGTGCGGCTCGATCTGGGTGGTCCAGGGATTGAACTCGATGCCGAGCGATTCGACGAAGCGCCGGGCGAACGCCGGCCAGTCGACATCCGGATAGCTGGCGACGTGGGCGTTGTAGTTGCCGACCGCGCCGTTGACCTTGCCGGTGATGGAGACCGCGGCCAGCTGCTCGCCCTGGCGCTGCAGGCGCGCGACGACGTTCGCGATCTCCTTGCCGACCGTGGTCGGCGAGGCGCTCTGGCCGTGGGTCCGCGCCAGCATCGGCAGCGCGGCATGTTCGTGGGCCATGCCGCGCAGCTTGCCGATGAGCGCATCTAGCTTCGGCAGCAGCACCTGCTGGCGGGCCTGGCCGAGCATCAGCGCGTAGGCGAGGTTGTTGATGTCCTCGCTGGTGCAGGCGAAATGCACGAACTCCAGCGCCTGCGCCAGCGACGCCTCGTCCTTCAGCCGCTCCTTGATGAAGTACTCGACCGCCTTGACGTCGTGGTTGGTGGTACGTTCGATCTCCTTGACCCGCGCCGCGTCGGCCACCGAGAAGCCCTGCCACAGGGCCTGCAGCGCCGCCGTCTGGGTCGGGTCGAAGGCGGGCAGCCCGGTGATCGCCGGTTCCGCGGCCAGCGCGATCAGCCACTCCACCTCGACCCGCACGCGGGCATGGATCAGGCCGTATTCGGAGAAGATCGGGCGCAGCGCGTCGACCTTGCCGGCATAGCGTCCATCGAGCGGCGAGAGGGCGAGCAGGGTGGCGTCTTGCAGTGCGGTGGCGGGCATGGAGGCCTGGCGGACGCGGGCGGGGCCCATATTCTAGAGGCTGCGGAGCGGTGGGGCACGCCGCGACACGCGGGCCTGCGCGCGGCGTGTGCGATCGATGGGCAGGTCGCGCGCGATGCGATTCCCGCGGCGCGTCCGCATCTGCCTGGGCCACGCTCGCAGCGCCGCCACGGCTGCGCCGCTATCCTGCACGGAGAACGGGCGCGCATGCAGCCGTCCGCGCGAGAGGAGTCCCGAGCGATGGGCAAGTCGAAGACGCCGGCCACGAACGCCCGGTTCCGGGTCGAGCACGACAGCATGGGCGAACTGCAGGTGCCGGCCGACGCCCTGTGGGGCGCGCAGACCCAGCGGGCGGTGCAGAACTTCCCGGTGTCCGGGCAACCGATGCCGCGCGGCTTCATCCGCGCGCTGGGCCTGGTCAAGGCCGCGGCCGCGACCGTCAACGGCGAGCTCGGCCTGCTGCCCGAGACCACCGCGAAGGCGATCCACGCCGCCGCGATGGAGGTGGCCTCGGGCCGCCACGACGCGCAATTCCCGATCGACATCTACCAGACCGGCTCCGGCACCTCGTCGAACATGAACGCCAACGAGGTGATCGCCAGGCTCGCCTCGCGGGCCGGGGCGAAGGTCCACCCCAACGACCACGTCAACCTCGGCCAGAGTTCCAACGACGTGATCCCCACCGCGATCCGCGTGTCCGCGCAGCTGGCCGTGGTCGAGGACCTGCTGCCGGCGCTGGCGCACCTGCGCAAGGCCATCGATCGTCGCGCGCGCAGCTTCGGCAAGGTGGTCAAGACCGGGCGCACCCACCTGATGGACGCGATGCCGATGACCGTCGCCCAGGAATTCGGCGCCTGGTCGTCGCAGCTGGCGTCGGCGCAGGCGCGCATCACCGATGCGCTCGGGCGCCTGCGCCGGTTGCCGATCGGCGGCACGGCGATCGGTACCGGCATCAATGCCGACCCGAAGTTCGGCAGGAAGATGGCGCGCGAGCTGTCCCGGCTCACCCCGACCACGTTCGTTTCCGCCGACGACAAGTTCGAGGGGATCGCCGCGCAGGACGACGCGGTGGAGCTGTCCGGGCAGCTCAATGCCCTGGCCGTGGCCCTGATCAAGATCGCCAACGACCTGCGCTGGATGAACTCGGGCCCGCTGGCCGGGCTCGGCGAGATCGAGCTGCCGGCGCTGCAGCCGGGCAGTTCGATCATGCCCGGCAAGGTCAATCCGGTGATCCCGGAGGCGGCGGTGATGGTGGGCGCGCAGGTGATCGGCCACCACGCCGCGATCACGGTCGCCGGCCAGACCGGCAACTTCCAGCTCAACGTCGCGCTGCCGCTGATCGCGGCGAACCTGCTCGACTCGATCGGCTTGCTTTCGCGCATCCTCAGGCTGCTCGCCGACGACGCGATCGCCGGACTTAACCTGCGCCGCGACCGGATCGACGCCGCGCTGCACCGCAATCCGATCCTGGTGACGGCGCTGAACCCGGTGATCGGCTACGAGAAGGCCGCGGCGATCGCCAAGCGCGCCTACCGCGAGCAGCGACCGGTGTTCGACGTGGCGCTGGAGGACAGCGGACTGTCGGCACAGGCGCTGAAGCGGTTGCTCGACCCGGCCGCGCTCACCCGCGGCGGGATCCATGGCGCCGGTGGTAGCGGCGGCTGAGACCGGGAAAGCCGCCACCGGGCGCCGGCCGACGGGTCATGCTGCGTCGGCGCGCTTCGACCTTTCAGCGCTTGCGTGGAAGCGACACGGTTCCGGTCACCCCGCTGTGGTCGACATCGCCGCTGCCGACGGAAGACACGGTCAGGTCTCCGCCGACGCCGGTCACGTCGAGGTCGCCCGAGCCGATGGACCCGAGCGAGACGCTGCCGCCCACGTCGGTGAGTTCGGCGTCGCCCGAGCCGATCGAGCGGATGGTCACGTTGCCGGTGGCGCGCGCCAGGCTGAAATCGCCGGAACCGATGCTGCCGACCTCCACGTCGCCGCGCAGATCCTCCGCCTCCACGTCGCCCGAGCCGATCGACAGGACCCGCAGTTCGCCGGCATCGTCGACCAGGATGTCGCCCGATCCGACCTGGGCCGTCACGCGGCCACGGGTGCGGAACACCTCGACGTCGCCGGATCCCACGTCGGCGCTGACCGCGGAAGCGCCGTCCACCCGGCCGTCCCCGGAGCCGACGTCCAGTTGCACCATGAGCTCGGCTGGCACGCTCGCCTCGAGCGTCATGTAGGCGTAGCGGTTGCCGAGCGTGAGGCCGCTCCAGTCGTTGTCGTGCTCCAGGCGCACGATCAGTTTCCCGCCGCTGCGCTCCTGGGTCAGCGTGAGCGCGTCCAGGCGGTCCGCATCCGAGGCGCAGGCGCGACCACGCACGGCTCCCGTCGCCGACGCCGAGGCGTCGACGCGCAGGTTGTGCGGACCCACGTGGAACATCACCGCGGTGACGCCTTCCAGGTCCAGGTCGAGGCTGCGGGGCGCGGAATGGCGGCACTTGTCGTCGGCAAGCACGGGCGCGGAGGCGGCGGCGAGCAGCAGCAGGGCGAGCGTGGCGGGGCGGGTCATGGGCTGTCCTTCCGAGGGTTGGAGGAACTGGGATGCGCCGGACGCGCGAATGGTTGAAGCGGACGACCCCCGCGCCCGGACGGGTTCACCGTTCCGGGTCTGCTGCGGAGGCGGCATCGGCCGCGGCGTCCGCCTCGGCAGTGGCATCGGCTTCGGCGGCGGCATCGGCTTCCGCGGCGGCGTCGAGCCGCCTGTCCGCGTTGTCTTCCGCCGCGTCGTGGTCGCCCTCGTCGGCGTGGCCGTTGCGGCAGTCGTCGATGTCGCCGGCGTCCATCCGCGCGTAGGGCGCGAACTCCGGCACCGCCGCGGCCAGCGCCTGCTGCGTCGCCAGCAGCCGGGGCAGCCGGTCGCACAATTCCATCGCGGCGACTTCGAGCTGCTCCGCTTCGGCCTCGACCCGCTTCTCCATTTCCTCGGTATCGCCGCGCAGCAGGCTGCCGATCGCGTCGCCGGCGGCCTTCATGCCGAGGTCGGCGCCACGCACGCCGAGATCCATGCCGGCCTCGGCGATGTCGATCAGGGCCAGGCGATAGTCGCGGGCCAGTGCACGCGCGTCGTCATCCATCGCCACCATCGACCCCGAAACGCGCAGTTCGCCCTCGGGCGTGATCTCGGCGGGCGGCAGGTCGCTGGCGTCGTGGCGGATGCGCTTGCCGTTGATGCGCACGTCGTAGTCGCCGTTGAGGCTCATGTCGCCCTCGCGCAGTTCCTTGCGCGCCTCGTCCATGGCCCGGGCGACGGTGCGGCCCAGGGCGGTGGTGGGCGCGGGCGTCGCCTCGGACCCGGATTCCGGGGTCGGCGGCTCGTCGCGCTGGCAGGCGACGAGGAGGGGCAGGCAGGCGGTCAGGGCGAGGGTGGCGAGGGCTTTCATGGGCGTTGTCCCTTCGGAATCGTGGTGGGCGGTGCTATGGCGATTCTGCTAACGCGGTTGTCGCGACGCTGCGTCGTGGCGCCGCGGTGGAGCGTTCGGTAACGCGCGGCAGCGCCGGCTTCGGTGTCCGCGCGGCGCCATCCAAGGCGGGGCTGCAGGGCTCCGGATGGTCCGGCCCGGCCATCCCTGGCCGGGCGTTCGCCCGGGCGCGAACTGACGATAGGCCAGTTCGCAAGCGCCCGGCCTCACCCGGCCCGGCGCAGCGCGCCGGGCGTTCGGCCGCGATGCGAAGCGATGCTTCGCGAGCATCGCGGCCTCACCCCTCATCCCGCCAGCGGCGGAGGCGGATGGCGCCGAAGATCATCGCCGCGCCGGCGACCACGCCGATCCACAGCTCGGGATTGGCCAGGTTCCGGTATACCGACGCCGGATGCATCAGGTTGCGGGCGGCGCCGGCGACCTCGAAGTCGACCTGTTCCAGGTACTGCAGGTCCATCCAGGTCATCGGAAACACGCTGGTCAGCATGCGCAGCACGACGTCCCTGAAGAACGGCCAGGTCACGTCGTGGAACACGCCGAGGAACTCCAGCCAGGCGACGAACAGGCCTGCGAACAGCGGGATCGTGATCGCCCACAGGAAGGGCTTGCTCTTGGCCCATGCCGAGCACAGCATCAGCCAGCCGATGGTCGGCATCGCCCACAGTGCGTACACCGGGATCGCCGCGATGTACTGCGCCGACAGCACCAGCGGGCTGGACGGGCCCCACAGCAGCGTCATCGGGTTGCCGCCATAGGCCATCGCCACCACGCTGATCAGCACGAGGAATCCGAACATGGTGGCGATCGCGGCCAGCGTCGCCAGCAGCGGCGCGACAAGCGTGGCGCTCGCCACCTTCGAGAGCACCGTCGATCCATCCGACAGCGGCAGCGACTTCCAGAACAGCACGCTGCGGTCCTTGCGCTCGTCGTACAGCGCGCCGAGGCAGTAGAAGAACATCACGAACGCCAGCACGATGAACGGCCAGCTCGAGGCCAGGATCAGGGTGACGTCGATGCCGTCGCCCAGCCGTGCCAGGTCCTCGTGGCCGAGGCGCGAGGTCAGCATGCCTAGGTCCAGGCCGTTGACCTGGACCCGGGTGCCGTCGCCGAGCGAGATCTGAGCGTCGTCCGGGACCTTGCCGCGCGCGGCCACGATCGCCATCACGATGCCCATCGCCGAGAGCAGCAGCGAGATGCCGCCTGCCACCAGCGGCGCCCACAGGAA
It includes:
- a CDS encoding class II fumarate hydratase, translated to MGKSKTPATNARFRVEHDSMGELQVPADALWGAQTQRAVQNFPVSGQPMPRGFIRALGLVKAAAATVNGELGLLPETTAKAIHAAAMEVASGRHDAQFPIDIYQTGSGTSSNMNANEVIARLASRAGAKVHPNDHVNLGQSSNDVIPTAIRVSAQLAVVEDLLPALAHLRKAIDRRARSFGKVVKTGRTHLMDAMPMTVAQEFGAWSSQLASAQARITDALGRLRRLPIGGTAIGTGINADPKFGRKMARELSRLTPTTFVSADDKFEGIAAQDDAVELSGQLNALAVALIKIANDLRWMNSGPLAGLGEIELPALQPGSSIMPGKVNPVIPEAAVMVGAQVIGHHAAITVAGQTGNFQLNVALPLIAANLLDSIGLLSRILRLLADDAIAGLNLRRDRIDAALHRNPILVTALNPVIGYEKAAAIAKRAYREQRPVFDVALEDSGLSAQALKRLLDPAALTRGGIHGAGGSGG
- the bla gene encoding subclass B3 metallo-beta-lactamase, which produces MNTRSLLLPAAAWLLLAACTPAAPPTGVAHASATAPTAGSVVEPPATRCNDRSGWNDPAAPLRVHGNTWYVGTCGISALLVTSPDGHVLVDGATPKAGGLIVDNIRKLGFDPGDVKAIVLSHEHFDHAGGLAALQEASGAPVFALAPAVATLRRGTSDRTDPQFLALESFPPVADVRVVAQDGVVRAGSVELQAIPTPGHTPGGTSWTWRSCEGEDCLQVVYADSLTAISDDEFRYDDDAAHPGYLAAFRDTLARVAALPCDILVTPHPSASGLWDRIGPDAQRPLVDDGACLAYAQAGAERLEKRLADEAARAAATTP
- a CDS encoding DUF2884 family protein, with the protein product MKALATLALTACLPLLVACQRDEPPTPESGSEATPAPTTALGRTVARAMDEARKELREGDMSLNGDYDVRINGKRIRHDASDLPPAEITPEGELRVSGSMVAMDDDARALARDYRLALIDIAEAGMDLGVRGADLGMKAAGDAIGSLLRGDTEEMEKRVEAEAEQLEVAAMELCDRLPRLLATQQALAAAVPEFAPYARMDAGDIDDCRNGHADEGDHDAAEDNADRRLDAAAEADAAAEADATAEADAAADAASAADPER
- a CDS encoding VOC family protein; this encodes MRLLLNIDVPDLAAAEAFYVAAFGLAPARRFGDAVVELTGAEAPVYLLRKAAGSEGAGGRLRDYGRHWTPLHCDVVVDDLDAALARAPAAGATCEGEVREAAWGRIVQLADPFGHGWCLLQFLGRGYDEIAT
- a CDS encoding GNAT family N-acetyltransferase, producing the protein MTDPAGPFQVAVVDYATALEDLRAVRDAVFVQEQRVPRELERDDLDPRCRHVLARDPAGIAIGTARISPEGRIGRMAVLADWRARGVGSALLHALLRVAREDGLHQVTLHAQAGAIDFYRVHGFAPVGERFVEAGIEHLAMRFRLDHPVAIEDRATAVATTAAIVLVARRRLWIYSRELDPGLYDQPRVIEALRSFGTAGVGGEARILLQDAAAAQRAHAPLIGLAQRLPSVFALREVEDPVDRTYPSAFIASDAGGYYFRPLGHRFDGEAESHARARARQLAEGFDRVWERARPCSELRALGL
- a CDS encoding cupin domain-containing protein, encoding MLGMPPARFLRDYWQKRPLLVRDAFPGFASPIAPEDLAGLACEEFALSRLVRHDRERDAWQVQHGPFPEALFPTLGERDWTLLVQDVDKWDADVAALLPRFDFLPRWRIDDIMVSFAATGGSVGAHVDQYDVFLLQAYGHRRWQVDAGDAPPLAFRDDVELRLLRQFDPTHDWVLGPGDMLYLPPGVPHHGVAEDPCLTFSVGMRAPSAAELMGDYIDTLAADADEAIRYGDPDLAPAKDPNEIDAEAMRRVVEALNVLRFGDPDRLGDWFGRFITGYRNAEVASDEGQARSRIEIEWSLDHDGAVLHRHPFSRTAWRRAASGARLYVSGQDHPLPVRDAQRIAAGERLDGRAYAALSAAGRDAVYALLQAGHYRLLPPEDA
- a CDS encoding DUF4097 family beta strand repeat-containing protein yields the protein MTRPATLALLLLAAASAPVLADDKCRHSAPRSLDLDLEGVTAVMFHVGPHNLRVDASASATGAVRGRACASDADRLDALTLTQERSGGKLIVRLEHDNDWSGLTLGNRYAYMTLEASVPAELMVQLDVGSGDGRVDGASAVSADVGSGDVEVFRTRGRVTAQVGSGDILVDDAGELRVLSIGSGDVEAEDLRGDVEVGSIGSGDFSLARATGNVTIRSIGSGDAELTDVGGSVSLGSIGSGDLDVTGVGGDLTVSSVGSGDVDHSGVTGTVSLPRKR
- the purB gene encoding adenylosuccinate lyase, coding for MQDATLLALSPLDGRYAGKVDALRPIFSEYGLIHARVRVEVEWLIALAAEPAITGLPAFDPTQTAALQALWQGFSVADAARVKEIERTTNHDVKAVEYFIKERLKDEASLAQALEFVHFACTSEDINNLAYALMLGQARQQVLLPKLDALIGKLRGMAHEHAALPMLARTHGQSASPTTVGKEIANVVARLQRQGEQLAAVSITGKVNGAVGNYNAHVASYPDVDWPAFARRFVESLGIEFNPWTTQIEPHDCIAELCDAHKRIGTIAIDLCRDVWGYISLGYFRQSVVAGEVGSSTMPHKVNPIDFENAEGNFGIANALFEHFAAKLPVSRWQRDLTDSTVLRALGTAFGHALIGFDALLRGLDKLSPNQERLAADLDAAWEVLAEAVQTVMRREGLPNPYEQLKALTRGQGITEQSMRRFIESLELPADDRRRLLAMTPADYTGLAARLAGEV